The DNA window CTATTTCGGCGGCCGGTTTTTCCGGCAAAAATAAAGAAAACGAACTTTTTATAGATTACTATATAAAAAACAGCAAGGCTCCCGAAAACGCCCGGGAGCCTTGCTGTTTTTTAATTCACCGCTTCTGCAGAAAAAAAGTTTGCCTTTGCATTGGACAGCTCTCTGTGGAGAGACACGGCCATGGCCACGGCTATTGCCGCAGAAATCACATCGGCGGCGGGCTGGGCATAAAGAATTCCGCTCAGTCCCCAGATATGGGGAAGGAGAAGGATAACCGGCACAAAGCAGAGCCCCTGTCTGCATGCTCCCAGAATAAAACCTTCCTTTGCCTTTCCCAGTGCAAGGAAGAGTGAGGAATAGACGGTGTAGAAGCCGAAGAGAAGGAAGGAAAAACCGTTTGCCCTTAAGGCGCTTTGGCCCACGCGGATCATCTCGGCATCCCCCTTTGTAAACTGGGAAATGATCGCGGTAGGAAATAAGGCCATTACCAGTCCGAAGATGACACAGAATATGGTAGACCATAGAATAGAGGTTTTGATTGCCTCTTGAAGACGATCGTATTTCTTAGCTCCGTAGCTGTATCCTGCAATCGGCTGAAATCCCTTGATAAAACCAAATACCATCAGGCTGCCCATGGAAATAATCCTTGTGACGGCTCCCATCCCTGCGATTACGGAATCGCCGTACTCTCCGGCCTGCATGTTGATCAGCGTGATGGACAGACTGGTCAGAAGCTGGAAAATCAGAGTGGGTATTCCTATTTTAAAAATTTCAGACATAATCCGCTGTGAAAAACAGCATTTTTTTATGCTGAAGCTGAAGACACTTTTCTTTCTGAATAGATACCACAGATAAACCAGCGTGGAGAAAACCTGTGAAATCGCGGTTGCGGCTGCGGCTCCCGCTACACCGTAACCAAGGGAATAAATAAAAATCGGGTCTAACACCATGTTCAGCAGCGCGCCAGCCAGCAGGGCGCACATCGTTGTTTTGGCAGCTCCTTCGCTCGTTACAATATTGTTCATCGTCACGTTAAACACATTGAATATCGACGACATTACATAAATTCCCGCATAAGTAACCGCATAGGGCATGATGCTCTCCGTCGCCCCCAAAAGTCTCAGGATGGGATGCAGAAAAATAACGGCACAGAGTATTACAACAGCTCCAACGGAAATACTGCCGTACAGGGCGGTACTGGCAACCCGGTCCGCACTCTCCTTTTCTCCCCGTCCCAGCAGCCTGGAAATATAGGATGCGGCTCCGTTTCCAAACAGCAGCCCCAGACCAACAACCGCCTGGCCTAACGGAAATGTGACGGAGATCGCTCCCATCTGGCTGGT is part of the [Clostridium] symbiosum genome and encodes:
- a CDS encoding MATE family efflux transporter gives rise to the protein MNGGNRKIELLGSAPIAKALLAMGIPTMIGMMINALYNLVDAYFVGGLGTSQMGAISVTFPLGQAVVGLGLLFGNGAASYISRLLGRGEKESADRVASTALYGSISVGAVVILCAVIFLHPILRLLGATESIMPYAVTYAGIYVMSSIFNVFNVTMNNIVTSEGAAKTTMCALLAGALLNMVLDPIFIYSLGYGVAGAAAATAISQVFSTLVYLWYLFRKKSVFSFSIKKCCFSQRIMSEIFKIGIPTLIFQLLTSLSITLINMQAGEYGDSVIAGMGAVTRIISMGSLMVFGFIKGFQPIAGYSYGAKKYDRLQEAIKTSILWSTIFCVIFGLVMALFPTAIISQFTKGDAEMIRVGQSALRANGFSFLLFGFYTVYSSLFLALGKAKEGFILGACRQGLCFVPVILLLPHIWGLSGILYAQPAADVISAAIAVAMAVSLHRELSNAKANFFSAEAVN